Part of the Gemmatimonadales bacterium genome, CCGCTTCATCTTCCGCTCCAGCGCCCCGGTCACGTCGGCCAGCGCGAAGCTGCCGCGCTCCTCCGCGATCACCAGCTGGAAGCAGAGATGCAGCAGCAGGTCGCCCAGCTCGGCCGCGATCCGCTCTTCGTCGCCGGCGGCGAGCGCCTCGTCGAGCTCGGCCACCTCCTCCCGGAGGTACGGGCGCAGCGTCTCCCGCGTCTGGGCGCGGTCCCAATCGCACCGGCGGCGCAGGTCGCGCACCAGGTCGAGACACGACCCAAATGCCGAATCGTCTTGCATTTAGCCTCCCGCCCGGGTACGGTACTCAGTTTGTGATGCCAGAGCAAACCACCGCGGCCGACGCCCCCGCCCCCGCCCGCACCTGGGTCGAAGTGGACCTGGGGGCGGTCGTCGCGAACGCCCGCACCATCGCGGCGCGCGCCCGGGGCAGCCGCCTGCTGCCGATCGTGAAGGCGGATGCCTACGGACTCGGCGCCGTTCCGGTCGCGCGCGCGCTCGAGGCCGTGGATCCGTGGGGCTTCGCGGTCGCGACGGCGCACGAGGGCCGCGAGCTGCGCGAGGCGGGGATCACCCGCCCGATCCTGGTGATGGGCCCGCAGTCCCACGCGCTGGACCTGGTGGCGCGCCACGGCCTCACCCCGGCCCTGGGGAGCGTGGAGCAGATTTGTGCGTGGCTCGACCTCGCACCCGGCCGGCCGTTCCACGTGGAGGTGGACACCGGGATGGCGCGCTGGGGCCTGCCATGGCAGGCGTTCGGCGCCGAGGCGGCGCGGTTCCGTGACGCCGCGGGCTTCGAGGGCGTGTTCACGCACTTCCACTCGCCCGCCGAGGCGCCGGCGTCGGTCGCGGAGCAGTGGCGCCGCTTCCAGTCCGCGCTGGCGACGCTCGAGCGGCGGCCGCCGCTGGTGCACGCCGCCAACAGCGCGGCGATCCTGGATTTTCCGGGGACGGCCGCGGACCTCGTGCGCCCCGGCATCTTCCTCTACGGCGGCCGCGCCGGCGCCCACGAGCCGCGGCGGGTGGTCGAGTGGCGGGCCCGGGTGCTGGCCACGCGGTGGCTGGAGCCCGGCGAGACGGTGAGCTACGGCGCGACCTGGCGCGCTCCCGCCGGAGCGCGCACCTGCATCGCCACCATCGCGGCCGGCTACGCCGACGGCGTGCCGCGCGCGTTGTCGAACGCCGGCACGGCCCTGGTGGAAGGCCGGCGCCTGCCGTTCGCGGGCCGGGTGACGATGGACTTCACGATGGTCGCCGCGCCCGAGGCGCCTGCGGCCGGCGCGATCGCCACCCTGATCGGGAGCGACGGCGCCGCGGCCGTCGAGCTGGACGAGTTCGCCGCCGCGGCCGGCACCATCAGCTACGAGATCCTGACCGGACTGGGGCGCCGGGTGACGAGGGTGTACCGGTGAGCCGCTTCTTCCTGATCGTGCTGGACGGGCTGGGCATCGGCGAGGCGGCCGACGCCGCCGCCTACGGCGACGCGGGCAGCGACACGCTGGGCAACGTGGCGCGCCGC contains:
- the alr gene encoding alanine racemase, yielding MPEQTTAADAPAPARTWVEVDLGAVVANARTIAARARGSRLLPIVKADAYGLGAVPVARALEAVDPWGFAVATAHEGRELREAGITRPILVMGPQSHALDLVARHGLTPALGSVEQICAWLDLAPGRPFHVEVDTGMARWGLPWQAFGAEAARFRDAAGFEGVFTHFHSPAEAPASVAEQWRRFQSALATLERRPPLVHAANSAAILDFPGTAADLVRPGIFLYGGRAGAHEPRRVVEWRARVLATRWLEPGETVSYGATWRAPAGARTCIATIAAGYADGVPRALSNAGTALVEGRRLPFAGRVTMDFTMVAAPEAPAAGAIATLIGSDGAAAVELDEFAAAAGTISYEILTGLGRRVTRVYR